From a single Brassica rapa cultivar Chiifu-401-42 chromosome A01, CAAS_Brap_v3.01, whole genome shotgun sequence genomic region:
- the LOC103871214 gene encoding F-box/kelch-repeat protein At5g39560-like, with protein sequence MKPADETLAEDDEILEDYSLVPIPSCHHLQHVPYFSTVAVGSDIYLIGGPYKGPLSSRVRIFDCRSHTWRDGPNMLVAREAAHGATEFRGNWFLANVFRGKIYVIAEEENFAYDPKEGTWEVVGTHKCYGHIDVWWYDTKSREWREVKGSDMEVLHKSEDGLAGRCLVQIVNHGGKLLVIWVPGLRNTRQSGKGEFGVRESHLRSALKVRFVLAAEIFDETNINSTEKCSYELLDIYE encoded by the exons ATGAAACCTGCCGATGAAACCCTAGCTGAAGACGATGAGATTCTTGAAGACTATTCCTTGGTTCCGATACCTTCCTGTCACCATCTTCAACACGTACCATATTTTTCCACCGTAGCTGTTGGTTCGGACATCTACTTAATCGGTGGACCCTACAAGGGGCCGCTATCTTCACGTGTTCGTATCTTTGATTGTCGGAGTCACACGTGGCGTGACGGTCCAAACATGTTGGTGGCCCGTGAGGCTGC CCATGGAGCTACTGAGTTTCGTGGCAACTGGTTTCTAGCCAATGTGTTTAGAGGAAAGATATACGTAATTGCTGAGGAGGAGAACTTTGCTTATGACCCAAAAGAAGGGACATGGGAAGTTGTGGGAACGCACAAGTGTTATGGACATATAGATGTTTG GTGGTATGACACTAAGAGTAGAGAGTGGAGAGAGGTCAAGGGTTCGGATATGGAAGTATTGCATAAAAGCGAGGATGGCTTAGCAGGGCGGTGTCTTGTTCAAATTGTTAACCATGGTGGGAAACTATTAGTTATTTGGGTCCCAGGACTGAGGAATACAAGGCAGAGCGGAAAAGGAGAATTTGGTGTGCGAGAATCGCATTTGAGAAGCGCCTTGAAGGTGAGATTTGTG CTAGCGGCAGAGATATTCGACGAGACCAACATAAATAGCACAGAGAAATGCTCTTACGAGCTGTTGGATATCTATGAGTAA
- the LOC103870897 gene encoding CSC1-like protein At4g15430 isoform X1, whose protein sequence is MASINDIGVAAAINIVTAIAFLLAFAILRIQPVNDRVYFPKWYLKGLRTSSIQTGGFGSKFINLDFRSYVRFLNWMPEALKMPEPELVHHAGLDSVVYLRIYLLGLKIFFPIACVAFTAMVPVNWTNKGLDRLKHTNISYSDIDKLSLSNIPNGSGSRFWVHLCMAYAITFWTCFMLKREYQNIALMRLQFLANDERRPNQFTVLVRNIPTDPHESICELVEHFFKVNHPDHYLTYQAVHDSTKLSELVQKRKQMQNLLDYNINKHMRTQSKRPLIKMGFLGCCGEQVDGIKYYTSMVESLTREISEEKQRLRRGTKSIVPAAFVSFKSRWGAAVCAQTEQSRDPTEWLTEWAAEPRDIYYDNLALPYVDLKIRRIIVAIAYFFLTFFFMIPIAFVQSLANIEGIEKAFPFLKPLIEVKFFKSIIQGFLPGIALKIFLMFLPRILMQMSKFEGFVSTSSLERRAASRFYMFQFINVFLGSIVTGTAFQQLNRFLNQSANDIPKTIGVSIPMKATFFITYIMVDGWAGVAGEILRLKPLIIYHLKNSFLVRTENDREEATDAGTIGFNTGEPQIQLYFLLGLVYAAVSPILLPFIILFFALAYVVYRHQVINVYNQNYESAGKFWPDVHRRVVTALIVSQLLLMGLLSTKQASKSTPFLLVLPVLTIGFHMHCKCRYQPAFVRYSLQEAMIKDTLERTREPNLNLKAFFRNAYAHPEFRVGEDLELEMAVEKPNKTPELVATKRGSWRNTPLPSSKHSCPYSP, encoded by the exons ATGGCTTCAATAAACGATATTGGAGTAGCAGCAGCAATCAACATAGTCACAGCAATTGCGTTCTTGCTAGCTTTTGCAATACTCAGGATTCAACCAGTAAACGACAGAGTCTATTTCCCTAAATGGTATCTCAAGGGCCTAAGAACTAGCTCTATACAAACCGGTGGCTTCGGAAGCAAGTTTATCAACTTGGACTTTAGGTCATATGTTCGATTCCTCAACTGGATGCCTGAAGCACTTAAAATGCCAGAACCTGAGCTTGTCCATCACGCAGGACTAGATTCTGTTGTCTACTTGAGGATCTACTTACTTgg GCTAAAGATCTTTTTCCCCATAGCTTGTGTTGCTTTTACAGCAATGGTGCCTGTTAACTGGACAAACAAGGGTCTGGATCGGTTAAAACACACTAATATAAGTTACAGTGATATCGATAAACTTTCTTTATCGAATATACCAAATGGATCAGGCAG TAGATTTTGGGTGCATTTGTGTATGGCTTATGCCATCACCTTCTGGACATGCTTTATGCTGAAAAGAGAGTACCAGAATATAGCTTTGATGAGGCTACAGTTTCTTGCTAATGACGAAAGGAGACCTAACCAGTTTACT GTGCTGGTGAGAAACATTCCTACAGACCCTCATGAATCAATCTGTGAACTTGTTGAACATTTCTTCAAGGTCAACCATCCAGATCACTACCTCACTTACCAG GCAGTCCACGACTCAACAAAACTCTCAGAGTTGGTTCAGAAGAGGAAACAAATGCAGAATCTGCTCGATTACAATATAAACAAACACATGAGAACCCAATCTAAAAGGCCATTAATAAAG ATGGGGTTTCTTGGCTGTTGCGGTGAACAAGTTGATGGAATCAAGTACTACACGTCCATGGTGGAGAGTCTAACGAGAGAA ATAAGTGAGGAGAAGCAGAGGTTAAGGAGAGGCACAAAGTCTATAGTCCCTGCAGCTTTTGTATCTTTCAAGAGCCGTTGGGGAGCAGCGGTCTGTGCTCAAACTGAACAGTCAAGAGACCCAACAGAGTGGCTAACCGAATGGGCTGCAGAGCCACGTGACATCTACTATGACAATCTGGCATTGCCATACGTCGACCTTAAGATAAGAAGGATCATAGTGGCAATCGCATACTTCTTCCTCACCTTCTTCTTCATGATCCCAATAGCATTTGTACAGTCACTAGCCAACATCGAAGGCATAGAGAAGGCTTTTCCCTTCTTGAAGCCCCTTATAGAAGT GAAATTTTTTAAGTCCATCATCCAAGGGTTCCTTCCAGGGATTGCATTGAAGATCTTCCTCATGTTCCTCCCAAGAATATTGATGCAAATGTCGAAATTCGAAGGTTTTGTCAGCACATCTTCATTAGAAAGAAGAGCAGCTAGTAGATTCTACATGTTTCAGTTCATCAATGTTTTTTTAGGAAGCATAGTCACTGGGACTGCGTTTCAACAGCTCAACCGCTTCCTCAACCAGTCTGCAAACGA tattCCGAAGACAATAGGCGTCTCGATTCCAATGAAAGCGACCTTCTTCATAACATACATAATGGTGGATGGATGGGCAGGTGTTGCTGGAGAGATACTGAGGTTGAAGCCGCTAATAATCTATCATCTAAAGAACTCTTTCCTCGTGAGAACCGAGAATGATAGGGAAGAAGCAACTGATGCTGGAACCATAGGATTCAACACTGGTGAACCTCAAATACAACTCTACTTCCTTCTTGGTCTTGTTTACGCAGCAGTTAGCCCCATCCTTCTTCCCTTTATCATCCTCTTCTTCGCCCTGGCTTATGTAGTGTACCGTCATCAG GTTATAAATGTGTATAACCAAAATTATGAGAGCGCAGGGAAGTTCTGGCCTGACGTTCACAGGCGTGTCGTGACCGCACTGATAGTTTCTCAGCTGCTCTTGATGGGTCTTCTAAGCACCAAACAAGCTTCTAAGTCCACTCCTTTCCTTCTTGTGCTTCCGGTGTTGACCATTGGGTTCCACATGCACTGCAAATGCCGCTACCAACCTGCTTTTGTCAGATACTCTTTACAG GAAGCCATGATCAAAGATACACTGGAACGCACACGTGAGCCAAACCTTAACCTCAAGGCTTTCTTTAGAAATGCGTATGCCCACCCGGAGTTTAGGGTGGGAGAAGACCTAGAGCTAGAGATGGCCGTGGAGAAGCCTAATAAGACACCGGAGCTAGTTGCCACTAAGCGTGGCTCATGGAGGAACACTCCTTTGCCTAGCAGCAAACATAGCTGCCCTTATTCACCTTGA
- the LOC103870897 gene encoding CSC1-like protein At4g15430 isoform X2, which produces MASINDIGVAAAINIVTAIAFLLAFAILRIQPVNDRVYFPKWYLKGLRTSSIQTGGFGSKFINLDFRSYVRFLNWMPEALKMPEPELVHHAGLDSVVYLRIYLLGLKIFFPIACVAFTAMVPVNWTNKGLDRLKHTNISYSDIDKLSLSNIPNGSGRFWVHLCMAYAITFWTCFMLKREYQNIALMRLQFLANDERRPNQFTVLVRNIPTDPHESICELVEHFFKVNHPDHYLTYQAVHDSTKLSELVQKRKQMQNLLDYNINKHMRTQSKRPLIKMGFLGCCGEQVDGIKYYTSMVESLTREISEEKQRLRRGTKSIVPAAFVSFKSRWGAAVCAQTEQSRDPTEWLTEWAAEPRDIYYDNLALPYVDLKIRRIIVAIAYFFLTFFFMIPIAFVQSLANIEGIEKAFPFLKPLIEVKFFKSIIQGFLPGIALKIFLMFLPRILMQMSKFEGFVSTSSLERRAASRFYMFQFINVFLGSIVTGTAFQQLNRFLNQSANDIPKTIGVSIPMKATFFITYIMVDGWAGVAGEILRLKPLIIYHLKNSFLVRTENDREEATDAGTIGFNTGEPQIQLYFLLGLVYAAVSPILLPFIILFFALAYVVYRHQVINVYNQNYESAGKFWPDVHRRVVTALIVSQLLLMGLLSTKQASKSTPFLLVLPVLTIGFHMHCKCRYQPAFVRYSLQEAMIKDTLERTREPNLNLKAFFRNAYAHPEFRVGEDLELEMAVEKPNKTPELVATKRGSWRNTPLPSSKHSCPYSP; this is translated from the exons ATGGCTTCAATAAACGATATTGGAGTAGCAGCAGCAATCAACATAGTCACAGCAATTGCGTTCTTGCTAGCTTTTGCAATACTCAGGATTCAACCAGTAAACGACAGAGTCTATTTCCCTAAATGGTATCTCAAGGGCCTAAGAACTAGCTCTATACAAACCGGTGGCTTCGGAAGCAAGTTTATCAACTTGGACTTTAGGTCATATGTTCGATTCCTCAACTGGATGCCTGAAGCACTTAAAATGCCAGAACCTGAGCTTGTCCATCACGCAGGACTAGATTCTGTTGTCTACTTGAGGATCTACTTACTTgg GCTAAAGATCTTTTTCCCCATAGCTTGTGTTGCTTTTACAGCAATGGTGCCTGTTAACTGGACAAACAAGGGTCTGGATCGGTTAAAACACACTAATATAAGTTACAGTGATATCGATAAACTTTCTTTATCGAATATACCAAATGGATCAGGCAG ATTTTGGGTGCATTTGTGTATGGCTTATGCCATCACCTTCTGGACATGCTTTATGCTGAAAAGAGAGTACCAGAATATAGCTTTGATGAGGCTACAGTTTCTTGCTAATGACGAAAGGAGACCTAACCAGTTTACT GTGCTGGTGAGAAACATTCCTACAGACCCTCATGAATCAATCTGTGAACTTGTTGAACATTTCTTCAAGGTCAACCATCCAGATCACTACCTCACTTACCAG GCAGTCCACGACTCAACAAAACTCTCAGAGTTGGTTCAGAAGAGGAAACAAATGCAGAATCTGCTCGATTACAATATAAACAAACACATGAGAACCCAATCTAAAAGGCCATTAATAAAG ATGGGGTTTCTTGGCTGTTGCGGTGAACAAGTTGATGGAATCAAGTACTACACGTCCATGGTGGAGAGTCTAACGAGAGAA ATAAGTGAGGAGAAGCAGAGGTTAAGGAGAGGCACAAAGTCTATAGTCCCTGCAGCTTTTGTATCTTTCAAGAGCCGTTGGGGAGCAGCGGTCTGTGCTCAAACTGAACAGTCAAGAGACCCAACAGAGTGGCTAACCGAATGGGCTGCAGAGCCACGTGACATCTACTATGACAATCTGGCATTGCCATACGTCGACCTTAAGATAAGAAGGATCATAGTGGCAATCGCATACTTCTTCCTCACCTTCTTCTTCATGATCCCAATAGCATTTGTACAGTCACTAGCCAACATCGAAGGCATAGAGAAGGCTTTTCCCTTCTTGAAGCCCCTTATAGAAGT GAAATTTTTTAAGTCCATCATCCAAGGGTTCCTTCCAGGGATTGCATTGAAGATCTTCCTCATGTTCCTCCCAAGAATATTGATGCAAATGTCGAAATTCGAAGGTTTTGTCAGCACATCTTCATTAGAAAGAAGAGCAGCTAGTAGATTCTACATGTTTCAGTTCATCAATGTTTTTTTAGGAAGCATAGTCACTGGGACTGCGTTTCAACAGCTCAACCGCTTCCTCAACCAGTCTGCAAACGA tattCCGAAGACAATAGGCGTCTCGATTCCAATGAAAGCGACCTTCTTCATAACATACATAATGGTGGATGGATGGGCAGGTGTTGCTGGAGAGATACTGAGGTTGAAGCCGCTAATAATCTATCATCTAAAGAACTCTTTCCTCGTGAGAACCGAGAATGATAGGGAAGAAGCAACTGATGCTGGAACCATAGGATTCAACACTGGTGAACCTCAAATACAACTCTACTTCCTTCTTGGTCTTGTTTACGCAGCAGTTAGCCCCATCCTTCTTCCCTTTATCATCCTCTTCTTCGCCCTGGCTTATGTAGTGTACCGTCATCAG GTTATAAATGTGTATAACCAAAATTATGAGAGCGCAGGGAAGTTCTGGCCTGACGTTCACAGGCGTGTCGTGACCGCACTGATAGTTTCTCAGCTGCTCTTGATGGGTCTTCTAAGCACCAAACAAGCTTCTAAGTCCACTCCTTTCCTTCTTGTGCTTCCGGTGTTGACCATTGGGTTCCACATGCACTGCAAATGCCGCTACCAACCTGCTTTTGTCAGATACTCTTTACAG GAAGCCATGATCAAAGATACACTGGAACGCACACGTGAGCCAAACCTTAACCTCAAGGCTTTCTTTAGAAATGCGTATGCCCACCCGGAGTTTAGGGTGGGAGAAGACCTAGAGCTAGAGATGGCCGTGGAGAAGCCTAATAAGACACCGGAGCTAGTTGCCACTAAGCGTGGCTCATGGAGGAACACTCCTTTGCCTAGCAGCAAACATAGCTGCCCTTATTCACCTTGA
- the LOC103870897 gene encoding CSC1-like protein At4g15430 isoform X3 produces the protein MASINDIGVAAAINIVTAIAFLLAFAILRIQPVNDRVYFPKWYLKGLRTSSIQTGGFGSKFINLDFRSYVRFLNWMPEALKMPEPELVHHAGLDSVVYLRIYLLGLKIFFPIACVAFTAMVPVNWTNKGLDRLKHTNISYSDIDKLSLSNIPNGSGSRFWVHLCMAYAITFWTCFMLKREYQNIALMRLQFLANDERRPNQFTVLVRNIPTDPHESICELVEHFFKVNHPDHYLTYQAVHDSTKLSELVQKRKQMQNLLDYNINKHMRTQSKRPLIKMGFLGCCGEQVDGIKYYTSMVESLTREISEEKQRLRRGTKSIVPAAFVSFKSRWGAAVCAQTEQSRDPTEWLTEWAAEPRDIYYDNLALPYVDLKIRRIIVAIAYFFLTFFFMIPIAFVQSLANIEGIEKAFPFLKPLIEVKFFKSIIQGFLPGIALKIFLMFLPRILMQMSKFEGFVSTSSLERRAASRFYMFQFINVFLGSIVTGTAFQQLNRFLNQSANDIPKTIGVSIPMKATFFITYIMVDGWAGVAGEILRLKPLIIYHLKNSFLVRTENDREEATDAGTIGFNTGEPQIQLYFLLGLVYAAVSPILLPFIILFFALAYVVYRHQVINVYNQNYESAGKFWPDVHRRVVTALIVSQLLLMGLLSTKQASKSTPFLLVLPVLTIGFHMHCKCRYQPAFEAMIKDTLERTREPNLNLKAFFRNAYAHPEFRVGEDLELEMAVEKPNKTPELVATKRGSWRNTPLPSSKHSCPYSP, from the exons ATGGCTTCAATAAACGATATTGGAGTAGCAGCAGCAATCAACATAGTCACAGCAATTGCGTTCTTGCTAGCTTTTGCAATACTCAGGATTCAACCAGTAAACGACAGAGTCTATTTCCCTAAATGGTATCTCAAGGGCCTAAGAACTAGCTCTATACAAACCGGTGGCTTCGGAAGCAAGTTTATCAACTTGGACTTTAGGTCATATGTTCGATTCCTCAACTGGATGCCTGAAGCACTTAAAATGCCAGAACCTGAGCTTGTCCATCACGCAGGACTAGATTCTGTTGTCTACTTGAGGATCTACTTACTTgg GCTAAAGATCTTTTTCCCCATAGCTTGTGTTGCTTTTACAGCAATGGTGCCTGTTAACTGGACAAACAAGGGTCTGGATCGGTTAAAACACACTAATATAAGTTACAGTGATATCGATAAACTTTCTTTATCGAATATACCAAATGGATCAGGCAG TAGATTTTGGGTGCATTTGTGTATGGCTTATGCCATCACCTTCTGGACATGCTTTATGCTGAAAAGAGAGTACCAGAATATAGCTTTGATGAGGCTACAGTTTCTTGCTAATGACGAAAGGAGACCTAACCAGTTTACT GTGCTGGTGAGAAACATTCCTACAGACCCTCATGAATCAATCTGTGAACTTGTTGAACATTTCTTCAAGGTCAACCATCCAGATCACTACCTCACTTACCAG GCAGTCCACGACTCAACAAAACTCTCAGAGTTGGTTCAGAAGAGGAAACAAATGCAGAATCTGCTCGATTACAATATAAACAAACACATGAGAACCCAATCTAAAAGGCCATTAATAAAG ATGGGGTTTCTTGGCTGTTGCGGTGAACAAGTTGATGGAATCAAGTACTACACGTCCATGGTGGAGAGTCTAACGAGAGAA ATAAGTGAGGAGAAGCAGAGGTTAAGGAGAGGCACAAAGTCTATAGTCCCTGCAGCTTTTGTATCTTTCAAGAGCCGTTGGGGAGCAGCGGTCTGTGCTCAAACTGAACAGTCAAGAGACCCAACAGAGTGGCTAACCGAATGGGCTGCAGAGCCACGTGACATCTACTATGACAATCTGGCATTGCCATACGTCGACCTTAAGATAAGAAGGATCATAGTGGCAATCGCATACTTCTTCCTCACCTTCTTCTTCATGATCCCAATAGCATTTGTACAGTCACTAGCCAACATCGAAGGCATAGAGAAGGCTTTTCCCTTCTTGAAGCCCCTTATAGAAGT GAAATTTTTTAAGTCCATCATCCAAGGGTTCCTTCCAGGGATTGCATTGAAGATCTTCCTCATGTTCCTCCCAAGAATATTGATGCAAATGTCGAAATTCGAAGGTTTTGTCAGCACATCTTCATTAGAAAGAAGAGCAGCTAGTAGATTCTACATGTTTCAGTTCATCAATGTTTTTTTAGGAAGCATAGTCACTGGGACTGCGTTTCAACAGCTCAACCGCTTCCTCAACCAGTCTGCAAACGA tattCCGAAGACAATAGGCGTCTCGATTCCAATGAAAGCGACCTTCTTCATAACATACATAATGGTGGATGGATGGGCAGGTGTTGCTGGAGAGATACTGAGGTTGAAGCCGCTAATAATCTATCATCTAAAGAACTCTTTCCTCGTGAGAACCGAGAATGATAGGGAAGAAGCAACTGATGCTGGAACCATAGGATTCAACACTGGTGAACCTCAAATACAACTCTACTTCCTTCTTGGTCTTGTTTACGCAGCAGTTAGCCCCATCCTTCTTCCCTTTATCATCCTCTTCTTCGCCCTGGCTTATGTAGTGTACCGTCATCAG GTTATAAATGTGTATAACCAAAATTATGAGAGCGCAGGGAAGTTCTGGCCTGACGTTCACAGGCGTGTCGTGACCGCACTGATAGTTTCTCAGCTGCTCTTGATGGGTCTTCTAAGCACCAAACAAGCTTCTAAGTCCACTCCTTTCCTTCTTGTGCTTCCGGTGTTGACCATTGGGTTCCACATGCACTGCAAATGCCGCTACCAACCTGCTTTT GAAGCCATGATCAAAGATACACTGGAACGCACACGTGAGCCAAACCTTAACCTCAAGGCTTTCTTTAGAAATGCGTATGCCCACCCGGAGTTTAGGGTGGGAGAAGACCTAGAGCTAGAGATGGCCGTGGAGAAGCCTAATAAGACACCGGAGCTAGTTGCCACTAAGCGTGGCTCATGGAGGAACACTCCTTTGCCTAGCAGCAAACATAGCTGCCCTTATTCACCTTGA
- the LOC103870897 gene encoding CSC1-like protein At4g15430 isoform X4: MAYAITFWTCFMLKREYQNIALMRLQFLANDERRPNQFTVLVRNIPTDPHESICELVEHFFKVNHPDHYLTYQAVHDSTKLSELVQKRKQMQNLLDYNINKHMRTQSKRPLIKMGFLGCCGEQVDGIKYYTSMVESLTREISEEKQRLRRGTKSIVPAAFVSFKSRWGAAVCAQTEQSRDPTEWLTEWAAEPRDIYYDNLALPYVDLKIRRIIVAIAYFFLTFFFMIPIAFVQSLANIEGIEKAFPFLKPLIEVKFFKSIIQGFLPGIALKIFLMFLPRILMQMSKFEGFVSTSSLERRAASRFYMFQFINVFLGSIVTGTAFQQLNRFLNQSANDIPKTIGVSIPMKATFFITYIMVDGWAGVAGEILRLKPLIIYHLKNSFLVRTENDREEATDAGTIGFNTGEPQIQLYFLLGLVYAAVSPILLPFIILFFALAYVVYRHQVINVYNQNYESAGKFWPDVHRRVVTALIVSQLLLMGLLSTKQASKSTPFLLVLPVLTIGFHMHCKCRYQPAFVRYSLQEAMIKDTLERTREPNLNLKAFFRNAYAHPEFRVGEDLELEMAVEKPNKTPELVATKRGSWRNTPLPSSKHSCPYSP; this comes from the exons ATGGCTTATGCCATCACCTTCTGGACATGCTTTATGCTGAAAAGAGAGTACCAGAATATAGCTTTGATGAGGCTACAGTTTCTTGCTAATGACGAAAGGAGACCTAACCAGTTTACT GTGCTGGTGAGAAACATTCCTACAGACCCTCATGAATCAATCTGTGAACTTGTTGAACATTTCTTCAAGGTCAACCATCCAGATCACTACCTCACTTACCAG GCAGTCCACGACTCAACAAAACTCTCAGAGTTGGTTCAGAAGAGGAAACAAATGCAGAATCTGCTCGATTACAATATAAACAAACACATGAGAACCCAATCTAAAAGGCCATTAATAAAG ATGGGGTTTCTTGGCTGTTGCGGTGAACAAGTTGATGGAATCAAGTACTACACGTCCATGGTGGAGAGTCTAACGAGAGAA ATAAGTGAGGAGAAGCAGAGGTTAAGGAGAGGCACAAAGTCTATAGTCCCTGCAGCTTTTGTATCTTTCAAGAGCCGTTGGGGAGCAGCGGTCTGTGCTCAAACTGAACAGTCAAGAGACCCAACAGAGTGGCTAACCGAATGGGCTGCAGAGCCACGTGACATCTACTATGACAATCTGGCATTGCCATACGTCGACCTTAAGATAAGAAGGATCATAGTGGCAATCGCATACTTCTTCCTCACCTTCTTCTTCATGATCCCAATAGCATTTGTACAGTCACTAGCCAACATCGAAGGCATAGAGAAGGCTTTTCCCTTCTTGAAGCCCCTTATAGAAGT GAAATTTTTTAAGTCCATCATCCAAGGGTTCCTTCCAGGGATTGCATTGAAGATCTTCCTCATGTTCCTCCCAAGAATATTGATGCAAATGTCGAAATTCGAAGGTTTTGTCAGCACATCTTCATTAGAAAGAAGAGCAGCTAGTAGATTCTACATGTTTCAGTTCATCAATGTTTTTTTAGGAAGCATAGTCACTGGGACTGCGTTTCAACAGCTCAACCGCTTCCTCAACCAGTCTGCAAACGA tattCCGAAGACAATAGGCGTCTCGATTCCAATGAAAGCGACCTTCTTCATAACATACATAATGGTGGATGGATGGGCAGGTGTTGCTGGAGAGATACTGAGGTTGAAGCCGCTAATAATCTATCATCTAAAGAACTCTTTCCTCGTGAGAACCGAGAATGATAGGGAAGAAGCAACTGATGCTGGAACCATAGGATTCAACACTGGTGAACCTCAAATACAACTCTACTTCCTTCTTGGTCTTGTTTACGCAGCAGTTAGCCCCATCCTTCTTCCCTTTATCATCCTCTTCTTCGCCCTGGCTTATGTAGTGTACCGTCATCAG GTTATAAATGTGTATAACCAAAATTATGAGAGCGCAGGGAAGTTCTGGCCTGACGTTCACAGGCGTGTCGTGACCGCACTGATAGTTTCTCAGCTGCTCTTGATGGGTCTTCTAAGCACCAAACAAGCTTCTAAGTCCACTCCTTTCCTTCTTGTGCTTCCGGTGTTGACCATTGGGTTCCACATGCACTGCAAATGCCGCTACCAACCTGCTTTTGTCAGATACTCTTTACAG GAAGCCATGATCAAAGATACACTGGAACGCACACGTGAGCCAAACCTTAACCTCAAGGCTTTCTTTAGAAATGCGTATGCCCACCCGGAGTTTAGGGTGGGAGAAGACCTAGAGCTAGAGATGGCCGTGGAGAAGCCTAATAAGACACCGGAGCTAGTTGCCACTAAGCGTGGCTCATGGAGGAACACTCCTTTGCCTAGCAGCAAACATAGCTGCCCTTATTCACCTTGA